Proteins encoded together in one Streptomyces sp. NBC_01216 window:
- a CDS encoding enhanced serine sensitivity protein SseB C-terminal domain-containing protein — protein sequence MSASGTAAAGQVEYMLRQVTPGRYDAYERLLHALADGNVWMLLWHGRSGSPDAQYGKMEIDGLGYAPCVTSAQELAVSGWNRAHEVVTGRDIARALYPDRWGIWLNPHDPGGGVGIPWADLRRIATGLDRMPAGPLRLSEPALEIPQFYALLTQNAHRTPPVRSLRRAWVQPALGSPYLAIGLDLYDSSATSVETVRAMMRESVSAVPDGLPVSTVAMSDEHDPVTMWLRSNARPFYDREAHAAPAPQAPGYGYPPPAPRAY from the coding sequence CAGGTCGAGTACATGCTGCGCCAGGTGACACCCGGACGCTACGACGCGTACGAACGGCTGCTCCACGCCCTTGCCGACGGCAACGTCTGGATGCTGCTCTGGCACGGCCGGTCCGGCTCGCCGGACGCCCAGTACGGGAAGATGGAGATCGACGGCCTCGGGTACGCGCCCTGCGTCACCTCCGCGCAGGAGCTGGCCGTCTCCGGATGGAACCGGGCCCACGAGGTCGTCACAGGACGGGACATCGCCCGCGCGCTCTACCCCGACCGCTGGGGCATCTGGCTGAACCCGCACGACCCCGGCGGCGGCGTCGGCATCCCCTGGGCCGACCTCCGGCGCATCGCCACCGGTCTCGACCGGATGCCCGCCGGACCCCTGCGGCTGTCCGAACCAGCCCTGGAGATCCCGCAGTTCTACGCCCTGCTGACCCAGAACGCGCACCGCACCCCGCCGGTCCGGTCGCTGCGCCGCGCCTGGGTCCAGCCCGCGCTGGGCTCTCCCTACCTCGCCATCGGCCTCGACCTCTACGACTCCTCCGCGACCTCGGTGGAGACGGTGCGGGCCATGATGCGGGAATCGGTCTCCGCCGTGCCCGACGGACTGCCGGTGTCGACCGTCGCCATGTCCGACGAGCACGACCCCGTGACGATGTGGCTGCGGTCCAACGCCCGCCCCTTCTACGACCGTGAGGCGCACGCGGCCCCGGCCCCCCAGGCCCCCGGCTACGGTTACCCGCCGCCCGCTCCCCGCGCGTACTGA